The following are encoded together in the Microterricola viridarii genome:
- a CDS encoding SRPBCC family protein, which produces MPTIEESVFIARPPQEVFDFVATPANNTVWDSSIVASEQEGDGPLAVGTRTRGASKIMGRHFEWTTEVTAFEPPTEFSLHSVEGRMKFVVTSTFAPADGGTRFTYRIDAESGLGGVFGKMADPLIQRAQARTVRANLESLAELLVEHPAG; this is translated from the coding sequence ATGCCAACCATCGAGGAAAGCGTCTTCATCGCCCGCCCGCCGCAGGAAGTCTTCGACTTCGTCGCCACACCCGCCAACAACACGGTCTGGGACTCGTCCATCGTCGCGTCTGAGCAAGAGGGCGACGGCCCCCTGGCGGTGGGCACCCGCACCCGGGGCGCCAGCAAGATCATGGGGCGACATTTCGAGTGGACAACCGAGGTGACTGCGTTCGAACCGCCCACTGAGTTCTCGCTGCACTCGGTAGAGGGCCGGATGAAGTTCGTCGTCACGAGCACGTTCGCGCCCGCCGACGGAGGTACCCGGTTCACGTATCGGATCGATGCGGAGTCCGGCCTGGGCGGAGTCTTCGGCAAGATGGCCGACCCGCTCATCCAGCGGGCGCAGGCGCGCACGGTGCGGGCGAATCTGGAATCCCTGGCCGAGCTCCTCGTCGAGCACCCGGCCGGGTGA
- a CDS encoding ASCH domain-containing protein, which translates to MSFPTVDGLRTMELGHPGSSRTFLNDCVLNGTKRATAGLLSEYVDEGEPWEHVGERMVLVDDDTQPLGTIEITRVEETTFAEVTWEFAAAEGEGYADLAEWRSTHVEFWARSGDTVTDDTPVLCIYFDLISRGGVLHPAG; encoded by the coding sequence ATGAGCTTCCCCACCGTCGACGGCCTCCGCACCATGGAACTCGGTCACCCCGGATCCTCCCGCACGTTCCTCAACGACTGCGTGCTGAACGGCACGAAGCGGGCGACCGCCGGTCTTCTGAGCGAGTACGTCGACGAGGGCGAACCGTGGGAGCACGTCGGCGAGCGCATGGTGCTGGTGGATGACGACACGCAGCCGCTCGGCACGATCGAGATCACCCGCGTCGAGGAGACCACGTTCGCCGAGGTGACGTGGGAGTTCGCCGCGGCCGAGGGGGAGGGCTACGCCGACCTCGCCGAGTGGCGCTCGACGCACGTCGAGTTCTGGGCACGCAGCGGCGACACCGTCACCGACGACACCCCCGTGCTCTGCATCTACTTCGACCTGATCTCCCGTGGAGGCGTGCTTCACCCCGCCGGTTAG
- a CDS encoding SDR family oxidoreductase produces the protein MPSAPSSEHEPVPTDAVDDVDTVDASDEIEAPSVRIDPDELAIALRVLATLSDVDEEDPDFLTVRHATAKMFKSVKVSRRAIKRARIQDADKAVIAATATGAPSRIDDETQGHELSSATDAPIAGELLVARACYICKQRYTLVDAFYHQLCPNCALLNHAKRTARTDLTGRRALLTGGRAKIGMYIALRLLRDGAHTTITTRFPKDAVRRFAAMPDSADWLHNLRVVGIDLRDPAQVVALADDVAAQGPLDILINNATQTVRRSPGAYSAIVEAESSPLPEGELPEIVSFGHTSDQHPLALAASVASHPILAAAAGAGALTADDLTALALAPGSSSLERLAAGTAIDAGGLLPDLHHENSWTDKVQDVDPLEMLEVQLCNTTAPFLLVSRLRASMAAAPSGRSYVVNVSAMEGVFDRGYKGPGHPHTNMAKAAVNMLTRTSAREMTEDGIYMTSVDTGWITDERPHPTKVRLAEEGFHAPLDLVDGAARVYDPIVRGEAGEELFGVFLKDYKPSGW, from the coding sequence ATGCCCTCCGCACCATCTTCTGAGCACGAGCCTGTCCCGACCGACGCTGTCGACGACGTCGACACTGTTGACGCGTCTGACGAGATTGAGGCGCCGAGCGTCCGTATCGACCCCGACGAGCTGGCGATCGCCCTGCGCGTTCTGGCCACCCTCAGCGACGTCGACGAGGAGGACCCGGACTTCCTGACCGTGCGGCACGCGACAGCGAAGATGTTCAAGTCGGTCAAGGTCTCGCGCCGGGCCATCAAGCGGGCCCGCATCCAGGACGCCGACAAGGCCGTCATCGCGGCCACCGCGACCGGCGCTCCCAGCCGCATCGACGACGAGACGCAGGGGCACGAGCTCTCCAGCGCCACCGACGCCCCGATCGCCGGCGAGCTACTCGTGGCCCGGGCCTGCTACATCTGCAAGCAGCGCTACACCCTGGTCGACGCGTTCTACCACCAGCTCTGCCCGAACTGCGCGCTGCTCAACCACGCCAAGCGCACCGCCCGCACCGACCTCACCGGCAGGCGCGCACTGCTCACCGGCGGTCGCGCGAAGATCGGCATGTACATCGCTTTGCGCCTGCTGCGCGACGGAGCGCACACCACCATCACGACGCGCTTCCCGAAAGACGCCGTGCGCCGCTTCGCCGCGATGCCGGACTCGGCCGACTGGCTGCACAACCTGCGCGTGGTCGGCATCGACCTGCGTGACCCCGCCCAGGTCGTCGCCCTCGCGGATGACGTCGCCGCCCAGGGGCCGCTCGACATCCTGATCAACAACGCCACCCAGACGGTGCGCCGCTCCCCCGGCGCCTACTCGGCGATCGTCGAGGCGGAGAGCTCGCCGCTGCCGGAGGGCGAGCTGCCCGAGATCGTCAGCTTCGGGCACACCAGCGACCAGCACCCGCTGGCGCTGGCGGCATCCGTGGCCAGCCACCCGATCCTGGCCGCCGCGGCCGGGGCCGGCGCGCTGACCGCCGACGACCTCACCGCGCTGGCACTGGCTCCGGGCTCCAGCTCGCTGGAACGTCTCGCCGCCGGCACCGCGATCGACGCCGGCGGGCTGCTGCCCGACCTGCACCACGAGAACAGCTGGACCGACAAGGTGCAGGACGTCGACCCGCTGGAGATGCTCGAAGTGCAGCTCTGCAACACGACCGCGCCCTTCCTGCTGGTCAGCCGGCTGCGCGCATCGATGGCGGCAGCGCCATCTGGACGCAGCTACGTCGTGAACGTCTCGGCGATGGAGGGCGTCTTCGACCGCGGCTACAAGGGCCCCGGCCACCCGCACACGAACATGGCCAAGGCCGCCGTCAACATGCTCACCCGCACCAGTGCGCGTGAGATGACCGAGGACGGCATCTACATGACCAGCGTCGACACCGGTTGGATCACCGACGAGCGCCCGCACCCGACGAAGGTGCGCCTGGCCGAGGAGGGCTTCCACGCCCCGCTCGATCTGGTCGACGGCGCCGCCCGCGTCTACGACCCGATCGTGCGTGGTGAGGCCGGCGAGGAGCTGTTCGGCGTCTTCCTGAAGGACTACAAGCCCTCCGGCTGGTAG
- a CDS encoding ribose-5-phosphate isomerase: protein MRIHIATDHAGLDFSTHLITHLTAAGHEVIDHGPTSYDALDDYPAFCINAALAVAHDQAQGIEALGVVFGGSGNGEQIAANKVTGIRAALVWNLSTAQLAREHNDANVISIGARQHTIEDATSFIDAFIAEPFPGEERHVRRISQLAEYERTGDIAGKNVDQY from the coding sequence ATGCGCATCCACATCGCCACGGACCACGCCGGACTTGACTTCAGCACGCACCTGATCACCCATTTGACCGCTGCGGGCCACGAGGTCATCGACCACGGCCCGACGAGCTATGACGCCCTGGATGACTACCCCGCCTTCTGCATCAACGCGGCCCTCGCGGTCGCCCACGACCAGGCCCAGGGCATCGAGGCCCTCGGCGTGGTGTTCGGCGGTTCCGGCAACGGCGAGCAGATCGCCGCCAACAAGGTGACCGGCATCCGCGCCGCCCTGGTTTGGAACCTCAGCACCGCCCAGCTGGCCCGTGAGCACAACGACGCCAACGTGATCTCGATCGGTGCGCGCCAGCACACCATCGAAGACGCGACGAGCTTCATCGACGCGTTCATCGCCGAGCCGTTCCCCGGTGAGGAGCGCCACGTGCGCCGCATCAGTCAGCTCGCGGAGTACGAGCGGACCGGCGACATCGCGGGCAAGAACGTCGACCAGTACTAG
- a CDS encoding Fpg/Nei family DNA glycosylase — protein MPEGHSVHRITRQFARNFVGHRVAVSSPQGRFAEGASMIDGHVMTDAKAVGKQMYLEFDNGLWLRVHLGIYGAWDFAGEIQMDATIASANGRMGQTNQTGTILDGAIHDRDGENSLHSIGAPRRTRVRMAETEKESDALLSFPPEPIGQVRVRLLTDTVCADLRGPTACEVLDPAQVDALIAKLGPDPLLDDSQAAEDRFTAVVRKKPTPIGLLLMDQNVIAGIGNVYRAEMLFRAGLNPHTPGKLVPDDTVRALWRDWAHLLKIGVETGQMMTMDNLEGEDYVNAMANRADRHWVYKREGLPCRICGTHITLEDFGARKLYWCPSCQS, from the coding sequence ATGCCTGAGGGCCATTCCGTCCATCGCATCACGCGCCAATTCGCCCGCAACTTCGTCGGGCACCGGGTTGCCGTCTCGAGCCCGCAGGGGCGCTTCGCCGAGGGCGCGAGCATGATCGACGGCCACGTGATGACGGATGCCAAGGCCGTCGGCAAGCAGATGTACCTCGAGTTCGACAACGGGCTTTGGCTGCGCGTGCACCTCGGCATCTACGGCGCGTGGGATTTCGCCGGCGAGATCCAGATGGATGCCACCATCGCCTCCGCCAACGGCCGGATGGGCCAGACCAACCAAACGGGCACCATCCTGGATGGCGCGATCCATGACCGCGACGGTGAGAACTCGCTGCACTCCATCGGCGCCCCGCGCCGCACCCGCGTGCGCATGGCCGAGACCGAAAAGGAGAGCGACGCTCTGCTCAGCTTCCCGCCGGAGCCGATCGGCCAGGTGCGCGTGCGCCTGCTCACCGACACTGTCTGCGCCGACCTCCGCGGGCCGACCGCCTGCGAGGTGCTCGACCCGGCCCAGGTCGACGCGCTCATCGCCAAGCTCGGCCCCGACCCGCTGCTGGATGACAGCCAGGCCGCCGAAGATCGCTTCACCGCCGTCGTGCGCAAGAAGCCGACACCGATCGGCCTGCTGCTGATGGACCAGAACGTCATCGCCGGCATCGGTAACGTCTACCGGGCCGAGATGCTGTTCCGCGCCGGACTCAACCCGCACACCCCGGGCAAGCTGGTGCCGGACGACACGGTGCGCGCCCTCTGGCGCGACTGGGCGCACCTGCTCAAGATCGGTGTCGAGACCGGCCAGATGATGACGATGGACAACCTCGAAGGCGAGGACTACGTCAACGCGATGGCCAACCGGGCCGACCGGCATTGGGTGTACAAGCGCGAGGGCCTGCCCTGCCGGATCTGCGGCACGCACATCACCCTGGAGGACTTCGGGGCACGCAAGCTGTACTGGTGCCCCAGCTGCCAGTCCTAA
- a CDS encoding acid shock protein has product MSAAVLTLVVATTVGVGAASAEAETRTTAARAHATDSNRGHSAQKSEKWQALQLQAEKKQAEKKQAAKKRAEKKQADKQNAAKKPTSTPTPPAEAAPAPTTPPAVATTPPAAAGGSGASSYPLHTGIVATTFWVGEIFDANAEDGSQMLSTYDANWFANYGGCDGVTTKGTCSTEKRVAGNGFFPTSMTPKQNPFYLDLPYDDVNDKTGFANRGSVIPWANQAAYAGKAGDASVSLMKNRWVKLMKDGQTCYGQIADAGPGEYHDSAYVFGSNDARPANARYGGAGMDVSPALNGCLGFAELDGDADVVDWQFVEAADVPAGPWLTVSSSDNRVIN; this is encoded by the coding sequence GTGAGCGCCGCCGTGCTCACCCTCGTCGTCGCAACAACGGTGGGTGTCGGCGCGGCATCCGCCGAGGCAGAGACCCGCACCACCGCCGCGCGCGCGCACGCCACCGACAGCAACCGCGGCCATTCAGCGCAGAAGTCCGAGAAGTGGCAGGCGCTGCAGCTGCAGGCCGAGAAGAAGCAGGCAGAGAAGAAGCAAGCGGCGAAGAAGCGGGCTGAGAAGAAGCAGGCCGACAAGCAGAACGCCGCGAAGAAGCCGACCTCGACTCCGACGCCGCCGGCCGAGGCAGCACCGGCGCCCACGACGCCTCCGGCCGTCGCGACCACACCGCCCGCCGCCGCTGGCGGCTCCGGTGCCAGCAGCTACCCGCTGCACACTGGAATCGTCGCGACGACCTTCTGGGTCGGCGAGATCTTCGACGCGAACGCCGAGGACGGCAGCCAGATGCTCTCCACCTACGACGCCAACTGGTTCGCCAACTACGGCGGCTGCGACGGCGTGACCACGAAGGGCACCTGTTCCACCGAGAAGCGCGTCGCCGGCAACGGGTTCTTCCCCACGTCGATGACGCCCAAGCAGAACCCGTTCTACCTGGACCTGCCCTACGACGACGTGAACGACAAGACCGGGTTCGCGAACCGCGGTTCGGTCATCCCGTGGGCGAACCAGGCGGCATACGCAGGCAAGGCGGGCGACGCCTCGGTCAGCCTGATGAAGAACCGCTGGGTCAAGCTGATGAAGGACGGCCAGACCTGCTACGGACAGATCGCGGACGCCGGCCCCGGCGAGTACCACGACTCGGCGTACGTCTTCGGCTCCAACGATGCCCGTCCGGCCAACGCACGCTACGGCGGCGCCGGCATGGACGTCTCTCCCGCGCTCAACGGTTGCCTCGGCTTCGCTGAGCTGGACGGTGACGCCGACGTGGTCGACTGGCAGTTCGTCGAGGCCGCCGATGTTCCCGCCGGCCCGTGGCTGACGGTGTCGTCGAGCGACAACCGGGTCATCAACTAA
- a CDS encoding FMN-binding negative transcriptional regulator has product MRQNPSFVLASDDAVKRLIRENPWVTMVSHTDAGELVASHYPVVLDEAEEGIVLLSHVGRPDELLHELGRHELLVIVQGPHGYISPSWYDAKPAVPTWNFVVAHLHGTPEILGDAENLAVLDRLVDHFEERMPEPRRMNGTEANAAYAARIVSGTVGFRMRVTRYTGKNKMSQNRPAETVERIIHELEHGEHYASPELAREMRRSRGETV; this is encoded by the coding sequence ATGCGCCAGAATCCGAGCTTCGTCCTTGCCAGCGATGACGCTGTCAAACGGTTGATCCGTGAGAACCCGTGGGTGACCATGGTCAGCCACACGGATGCCGGCGAGCTCGTGGCTTCGCACTACCCGGTGGTCCTCGACGAGGCTGAGGAGGGCATCGTCCTCCTCAGCCACGTCGGTCGGCCCGACGAGCTGCTGCACGAGCTCGGCCGGCACGAGCTGCTGGTGATCGTGCAGGGCCCGCACGGCTACATCTCGCCCAGCTGGTATGACGCCAAACCGGCCGTGCCCACGTGGAACTTCGTGGTCGCCCACCTGCACGGCACCCCCGAGATCCTGGGCGACGCCGAGAACCTCGCAGTGCTCGACCGGCTCGTCGACCACTTCGAGGAACGGATGCCGGAACCTCGCCGCATGAACGGCACAGAGGCGAACGCGGCCTACGCCGCCCGCATCGTCTCCGGCACCGTCGGCTTCCGCATGCGCGTGACCCGCTACACGGGCAAGAACAAGATGAGTCAGAACCGCCCGGCCGAGACCGTTGAGCGCATCATCCACGAGCTGGAGCACGGCGAGCACTACGCAAGCCCGGAGCTCGCCCGTGAGATGCGCCGCAGCCGCGGCGAGACGGTGTGA
- a CDS encoding sensor histidine kinase, whose product MTTTSTAPKRDHYGKLWLGVPRELGFLLPNLLIAIVSITVLSTIFFTGVGMIAIFVGLFIVVAALYAARGFGTLELVRLQWAGRPTIARPRWEKPEEGSGFWRATLGPLIDGHYWLYLLHGMIVAPIIGILSWTITIVWLSIGLGGVTEWIWDASFTDSQDSLLLHRVILDWAFPGNDWVIDPTLGENLLLAVVGMLFLATLPLVTRGLTLLHNGIARGMLSAWRSEALSREVASLSASRGAAIMAEDQSLRRLERDIHDGPQQRLVRLQMDLASAERKLDADPDAAKVMLAEARSQAHDTLEELRALSRGFAPPILQDRGLIAGLESLAARSTIPVAFELGLNPDIRLAPEIERSVYFVASELLTNAAKHSGATSIRLHVATRATDGQDWLDLWVIDNGRGGAAKQAGHGLAGLEDRLNGLRGVLSINSPAGGPTAIGAHIPLPR is encoded by the coding sequence ATGACCACCACCAGCACCGCGCCCAAACGAGACCATTACGGCAAGCTCTGGCTCGGCGTCCCCCGGGAGCTGGGCTTCCTGCTGCCGAACCTGCTGATCGCCATTGTCAGCATCACCGTGCTCTCCACCATCTTCTTCACCGGTGTCGGCATGATCGCGATCTTCGTCGGCCTGTTCATCGTGGTCGCCGCCCTGTACGCGGCGCGTGGCTTCGGCACGCTGGAACTGGTGCGGTTGCAGTGGGCCGGCCGGCCCACGATCGCCCGCCCGCGCTGGGAGAAGCCGGAAGAAGGGTCCGGCTTCTGGCGGGCGACGCTCGGACCGCTCATCGACGGGCACTACTGGCTGTACCTGCTGCACGGCATGATCGTCGCACCCATCATCGGCATCCTCAGCTGGACGATCACGATCGTCTGGCTCTCGATCGGGCTGGGCGGCGTCACCGAATGGATCTGGGACGCCTCATTCACTGACTCACAAGACTCTCTCCTGCTGCACCGAGTGATCCTCGACTGGGCATTTCCAGGCAACGACTGGGTGATCGACCCCACGCTCGGTGAGAACCTGCTCCTCGCCGTGGTCGGCATGCTGTTCCTGGCGACTCTGCCGCTGGTGACCCGCGGCCTCACGCTGCTGCACAACGGCATCGCCCGCGGCATGCTCTCCGCCTGGCGCTCCGAGGCGCTCAGCCGCGAAGTGGCCTCGCTCAGCGCGTCCCGCGGCGCGGCAATCATGGCGGAGGACCAATCGCTGCGCCGGCTGGAGCGCGACATTCACGACGGCCCACAGCAGCGCCTGGTGCGGCTGCAGATGGACCTGGCCAGTGCAGAGCGCAAGCTGGACGCCGACCCGGATGCCGCCAAAGTGATGCTTGCCGAGGCCCGCAGCCAGGCGCACGACACGCTCGAGGAGCTGCGCGCCCTCTCCCGCGGCTTCGCGCCGCCCATCCTGCAGGACCGCGGTCTGATCGCCGGCCTCGAGTCGTTGGCCGCCCGCAGCACGATCCCCGTCGCCTTCGAGCTGGGGCTGAACCCCGATATCCGGCTGGCGCCGGAAATCGAGCGCAGCGTCTACTTCGTTGCCTCCGAACTACTCACCAACGCCGCCAAGCACTCCGGGGCCACCTCGATCCGGCTGCACGTCGCCACCCGCGCGACCGACGGCCAGGACTGGCTGGACCTCTGGGTGATCGACAACGGGCGCGGGGGAGCGGCGAAGCAGGCAGGCCACGGCCTGGCCGGGCTCGAGGACCGACTGAACGGTCTGCGCGGCGTGCTGTCGATCAACAGTCCGGCCGGCGGGCCGACCGCGATCGGCGCGCACATCCCGCTGCCGCGTTGA
- a CDS encoding response regulator, whose protein sequence is MTPTSDAPASAPALRLVLAEDSLLLREGLVRLFDEAGYDTVAAYGDAESLLAEVDEVRPDLAVLDVRMPPTFRDEGVRAAIELRRRRPGIGILLLSQYVEGSYAHELLSSGSGGMGYLLKDRVASLDELQDAVARVSAGGTVLDPQVVRELLARRADPLDALTPREREVLELMAEGRTNAGIAERLFIGVGAVEKNVTSIFAKLQLDDSGSDHRRVLAVLAFLQR, encoded by the coding sequence GTGACTCCCACCTCAGATGCTCCGGCATCCGCCCCTGCCCTGCGCCTCGTGCTCGCCGAGGACTCCCTGCTGCTGCGCGAGGGCCTCGTCCGGCTCTTCGACGAGGCCGGCTACGACACAGTTGCCGCATACGGCGACGCCGAGTCGCTGCTGGCGGAGGTGGACGAGGTGCGGCCAGACCTCGCGGTGCTCGACGTGCGGATGCCGCCCACCTTCCGTGACGAGGGGGTGCGCGCGGCCATCGAGCTGCGCCGCCGCCGCCCCGGCATCGGAATTCTGCTGCTCAGCCAGTACGTCGAGGGCAGCTATGCGCACGAGCTGCTCTCCAGCGGATCCGGCGGCATGGGCTACCTGTTGAAAGACAGGGTCGCTTCCCTCGACGAGCTGCAGGATGCCGTGGCCCGAGTCAGTGCCGGCGGCACCGTGCTCGACCCGCAGGTGGTGCGCGAGCTGCTCGCCCGTCGGGCCGACCCGCTCGACGCGTTGACCCCGCGTGAGCGGGAGGTGCTGGAGCTGATGGCAGAGGGGCGCACCAACGCGGGCATCGCGGAGCGCCTGTTCATCGGCGTCGGCGCCGTGGAGAAGAACGTCACCTCGATCTTCGCCAAACTCCAGCTCGACGACTCCGGTTCGGACCACCGCAGGGTGCTGGCCGTTCTCGCGTTCCTGCAGCGCTAG